One segment of Gammaproteobacteria bacterium DNA contains the following:
- the gshA gene encoding glutamate--cysteine ligase, whose translation MSQNSPVPHLTTALTGPLLELETHLIDKQAKIETWLRSEWRKTPAPFYASVDLRNAGFKLAPVDTNLFPAGFNNLNPSFMPLCIQAVQHAVEKVCPDAAGVLIIPESHTRNQFYLESLSNLREIIARAGFTVRVGTLNPEITETTTFELPSGNTLTLEPIERKGNRIHAGDFNPCSILLNNDLSGGRPPMLEGLEQKVIPPLSLGWSNRLKSEHFAEYRRVAREFADIVDLDPWLVDPLFRKCGEINFKKREGEECVEKNVEALLNDIRRKYEAYGVDRDPFVIVKADAGTYGMGIMTVTDPAQISELNRKQRQKMTTAKEGQAITKVLVQEGVYTFETWAEAVAEPVVYMIDQYVVGGFYRVHTAKGVNENLNSPGMHFEPLAFAEPLNVPDCSQSPDAAPNRFYAYGVVARLALLAAAREIAGSPR comes from the coding sequence ATGTCACAAAACAGTCCTGTCCCCCATTTGACTACGGCATTAACCGGACCTCTCCTTGAATTGGAGACGCACCTGATTGATAAACAGGCGAAAATCGAGACCTGGTTACGCAGTGAATGGCGCAAGACGCCAGCACCTTTTTATGCCTCGGTTGACCTGAGAAACGCGGGTTTCAAGCTTGCGCCGGTAGATACCAACCTCTTTCCAGCAGGGTTTAATAATCTCAATCCATCGTTCATGCCGCTGTGTATACAGGCAGTGCAGCACGCTGTAGAAAAGGTTTGTCCCGATGCGGCCGGGGTATTGATCATCCCCGAAAGTCACACCCGCAATCAGTTTTATCTGGAAAGCCTGTCGAATCTGCGCGAGATCATCGCCAGGGCCGGTTTTACCGTCAGAGTGGGAACGCTAAATCCTGAGATTACCGAGACCACAACTTTCGAATTACCATCGGGTAATACCCTGACGCTGGAACCGATAGAGCGCAAAGGAAATCGTATCCACGCCGGAGATTTTAACCCCTGTTCGATACTGCTCAATAACGATCTTAGTGGCGGACGACCGCCCATGCTTGAAGGTCTGGAGCAAAAGGTGATACCGCCCTTGAGTCTGGGCTGGAGTAATCGCCTCAAATCAGAACACTTCGCTGAATACCGCCGCGTGGCGCGCGAGTTTGCCGACATCGTCGATCTCGATCCGTGGCTGGTCGACCCCTTGTTTCGCAAGTGTGGCGAAATCAATTTCAAGAAGCGCGAGGGCGAGGAGTGTGTCGAGAAAAATGTCGAGGCATTGCTCAATGATATACGTCGCAAGTATGAGGCCTATGGCGTGGATCGCGATCCCTTCGTCATCGTCAAGGCCGACGCCGGCACCTATGGCATGGGCATTATGACCGTGACTGATCCGGCGCAGATCTCTGAGCTTAACCGCAAGCAACGTCAGAAAATGACAACGGCCAAAGAAGGTCAGGCCATTACCAAAGTACTGGTGCAGGAAGGTGTTTACACCTTTGAAACCTGGGCCGAAGCGGTGGCCGAACCCGTGGTGTATATGATAGACCAATATGTTGTTGGCGGCTTTTATCGTGTACACACCGCCAAAGGCGTCAATGAAAATCTCAATTCACCGGGAATGCATTTCGAACCACTGGCATTTGCCGAACCTTTGAACGTACCGGATTGCTCTCAGTCTCCGGATGCGGCGCCCAATCGTTTTTATGCCTATGGTGTGGTGGCGCGCCTGGCATTATTGGCAGCGGCGCGAGAAATTGCAGGAAGCCCTCGGTGA
- the gshB gene encoding glutathione synthase yields the protein MNKPVRVGVVMDPIEKIKIAKDSTFAMMLAAQRRGWQLLYMQQNDLRLRDGRAFARWREITVQDDKDKWFQYGASGDGPIDEKMDVILMRKDPPFDMEYVYSTYMLEMAEQKGVLVVNKPQSLRDANEKLYTAWFPQCCVPTLVSRSREDLRAFVSEQQDVIVKPLGLMGGASIFRVSERDPNLGVILETITHMESEYVMAQRFIPEIVKGDKRILVVDGKPVDYALARIPKSGETRGNLAAGGTGVGVPLSERDYWIVEQVAPTLVEKGLMFVGLDVIGDYLTEINVTSPTCIRELDAQYHLDIAGDLMDAIERRLA from the coding sequence ATGAACAAGCCCGTTCGTGTTGGGGTGGTGATGGACCCCATCGAAAAAATTAAGATCGCCAAAGACAGTACGTTTGCCATGATGCTGGCGGCGCAACGTCGCGGCTGGCAGTTGCTTTACATGCAACAAAATGATTTACGCTTGCGTGATGGTCGCGCCTTTGCCCGTTGGCGCGAAATCACTGTGCAGGACGACAAGGACAAGTGGTTTCAATATGGCGCTAGCGGTGACGGCCCGATCGACGAGAAAATGGACGTCATCCTGATGCGCAAAGACCCGCCCTTCGATATGGAGTATGTGTACTCGACTTACATGTTGGAAATGGCGGAGCAAAAAGGCGTGCTGGTGGTCAATAAACCCCAGAGCCTGCGCGATGCCAATGAAAAACTCTATACCGCCTGGTTTCCGCAATGTTGTGTGCCGACGCTGGTCAGCCGTTCGCGAGAAGATTTACGCGCCTTCGTCAGTGAGCAGCAGGACGTAATCGTGAAACCGCTCGGCCTGATGGGTGGTGCATCGATATTTCGTGTATCCGAACGCGATCCAAATCTCGGTGTGATACTCGAAACTATTACCCATATGGAAAGCGAATACGTGATGGCGCAGCGTTTTATTCCCGAAATCGTCAAAGGCGACAAGCGTATTCTGGTAGTGGATGGCAAACCAGTGGATTATGCTCTGGCACGAATCCCGAAATCGGGTGAAACCCGTGGCAATCTGGCGGCAGGTGGTACCGGTGTGGGTGTGCCTTTGAGTGAAAGAGATTACTGGATCGTGGAACAGGTCGCGCCAACGCTGGTGGAAAAGGGTTTGATGTTTGTTGGTCTGGATGTGATTGGTGATTACCTCACCGAGATCAATGTCACCAGTCCAACCTGCATCCGTGAACTGGATGCGCAATATCATCTCGATATCGCGGGAGATTTAATGGATGCCATTGAACGAAGGCTCGCCTGA